The following are from one region of the Bacteroidota bacterium genome:
- a CDS encoding AraC family transcriptional regulator — MVSKFTPAFNEVYFINKYTLYHILDGQGAIQVDFENYNDWTNKLIFLEKGQYIKFLSDSFVVRRIEFPGEAVFNNKEVRVLFKHLVSLGYINFDDCEACQRYLTNTVFSDNVYNIIDASAEQWFWQNPFHAEKEEYHVIFDLKDIIDEQYQHALTASQLVALINQQGRDAFSLVKEKIGLSVKAMLERKRLTEGKKEVAFTDKPIKEIGYDLGYRDPAYFSRVFKRKTGQSPEAFRSDIDFEKQDLFVEDLYTLLKAHHAEHRALGFYADQMHMTVKSLSRNVRKKLNASLGQLIRHELINSAKIMLTQGEAIQEVAFRLGFEESNHFSAFFKRYTGMTPSQFKMKKYKQ; from the coding sequence ATGGTAAGCAAGTTTACGCCGGCTTTTAACGAAGTATACTTTATCAACAAGTATACCCTGTACCATATCCTTGACGGACAGGGTGCAATCCAGGTAGACTTTGAAAACTACAACGACTGGACCAATAAGCTGATATTTCTAGAGAAGGGGCAGTACATCAAATTTTTGTCCGATTCTTTTGTTGTCCGACGTATCGAGTTTCCCGGTGAAGCCGTTTTTAATAACAAAGAAGTACGGGTGCTTTTTAAACACCTCGTTTCGCTTGGATATATAAATTTTGACGATTGCGAAGCCTGTCAACGGTACCTGACCAACACGGTGTTTTCTGACAACGTCTACAACATTATAGATGCTTCCGCTGAACAGTGGTTTTGGCAGAACCCTTTTCATGCTGAAAAAGAAGAGTACCATGTCATCTTTGACCTCAAAGATATTATTGACGAACAGTATCAGCATGCCCTGACCGCATCCCAGTTGGTCGCCCTGATCAATCAGCAGGGCCGGGATGCTTTTTCGCTCGTTAAAGAAAAGATTGGCCTTTCAGTAAAAGCAATGCTGGAGCGTAAACGCCTTACCGAGGGTAAAAAGGAGGTTGCATTTACTGACAAGCCGATCAAAGAAATTGGGTACGACCTTGGCTATCGCGATCCTGCTTATTTCAGCCGTGTCTTCAAACGAAAAACGGGCCAGAGCCCGGAAGCGTTTAGGTCAGACATAGATTTTGAGAAGCAAGACCTGTTTGTAGAAGATTTGTATACCTTGTTGAAAGCTCATCACGCTGAACACCGTGCGTTAGGATTTTATGCAGACCAGATGCACATGACCGTCAAAAGCCTGTCTCGCAACGTGAGGAAAAAGCTGAATGCCTCGCTCGGCCAACTCATCAGGCATGAGTTGATTAACTCCGCAAAAATAATGCTCACGCAGGGTGAAGCTATCCAGGAGGTTGCCTTCCGTCTTGGCTTCGAAGAATCCAATCACTTCTCCGCTTTTTTTAAGCGCTACACGGGCATGACACCTTCCCAATTCAAAATGAAAAAGTACAAGCAGTAG